In Torulaspora globosa chromosome 1, complete sequence, a genomic segment contains:
- the FPS1 gene encoding Fps1p (ancestral locus Anc_4.10) has protein sequence MGRLSVSSKDSDHSKKDRAPKSANADTDGRKDNPQKALNDFLADPQAFPDSKRYHDGLHETDFMEGRSRSSSRHTRKSSDGNEGDEYDYEMQDYWPQPITSRGRSKTSYIPQYTISNASQFQIHEVVPNTQMAISSSTDTTGGVNGSLPGTENARSELRPRGQTVSSNLLHLGDIFKNNEDTNSHNASTSGPRSRHGSESHRSNVENSYAAQDVESDPRNVPMMVKPKTLYQNPQTPTVLPSTYHPINKWSTVKHSYLKEFLAEFMGTMVMVFLGSAVVCQVVAAGKIQQNQFNEALADLNNVPEDLVATTRTLTNIVSSVSGGTFDDIAFGWAGAVVMGYFCAGGSAISGAHLNPSITLSNFIFRGFPAKKIPYYFIGQLAGGFAGALTLFIFYKKVIQEAYDEWWKAESVASMFCVFPKPYLSSSRQFVSEFICTAVLQASTFALTDPYTCLSSDIFPLLLFVQIYVINASMSYQTGAAMNMARDLGPRLALYAIGFDRTMLWVAHRHFFWVPMVAPFLGSMTGALIYDVCIYQGHESPVNWPLSVYKDMILRAWFRRPGWKKRNRGRATSDLSDFSYEDDDDDNQEQHSANPLTTPRTRTLSSASDIEEPRQKAVQFKSVQGRGKRYYGGVPTILEDEDSIATASLGDATSDSVVLSDASSSLDDHDIKTSDQHAYRKKK, from the coding sequence ATGGGTCGACTGTCCGTCAGTTCGAAGGATTCTGACcattcaaagaaagatcgTGCTCCTAAATCTGCTAATGCAGATACTGATGGTAGAAAGGATAACCCTCAAAAGGCCCTGAACGATTTCTTGGCGGATCCTCAGGCGTTTCCTGACTCCAAGAGGTATCATGATGGTTTGCATGAAACGGATTTTATGGAGGGTAGAAgccgcagcagcagtaGACATACGCGCAAGAGTTCGGACGGTAATGAAGGCGATGAATATGACTACGAAATGCAAGATTATTGGCCACAGCCGATTACCTCCAGGGGACGCTCAAAGACATCTTACATCCCACAGTACACAATAAGCAATGCTTCTCAGTTCCAAATTCATGAAGTGGTGCCAAACACACAGATGGCCATTTCATCCAGTACAGATACAACCGGTGGCGTGAATGGGAGCTTGCCGGGTACGGAAAATGCTCGTTCAGAACTTAGACCGAGAGGTCAGACGGTCTCATCGAACCTCTTGCATCTCGGAGACATTTTTAAGAACAATGAAGATACTAACTCGCATAATGCATCTACCTCGGGTCCACGATCAAGACATGGGTCGGAAAGCCACAGATCCAATGTCGAAAACTCCTATGCAGCACAGGATGTCGAATCGGATCCTCGCAATGTTCCCATGATGGTTAAACCAAAGACGCTTTACCAGAACCCGCAGACACCAACCGTTTTGCCATCCACTTATCATCCAATCAATAAGTGGTCCACAGTAAAACACAGctatttgaaggaattcTTGGCCGAGTTTATGGGAACTATGGTGATGGTATTCTTAGGGTCTGCTGTGGTTTGCCAAGTTGTAGCGGCAGGTAAAATACAACAAAATCAATTCAACGAAGCACTCGCCGATCTGAACAACGTACCAGAAGATCTTGTGGCCACTACAAGGACTTTAACAAACATTGTCTCTTCCGTGTCAGGAGGTACATTTGACGATATCGCCTTTGGTTGGGCTGGCGCAGTCGTTATGGGTTACTTCTGTGCTGGTGGTAGTGCGATCTCAGGCGCCCATTTAAATCCATCAATTACGCTTTCCAATTTCATTTTCAGAGGTTTCCcggcgaagaagataccCTATTACTTTATTGGACAGTTGGCAGGTGGCTTTGCAGGTGCGCTGACCTTGTTCATATTTTACAAAAAGGTTATTCAGGAAGCTTACGATGAATGGTGGAAAGCTGAAAGTGTAGCCTCTATGTTTTGTGTCTTTCCGAAACCTTACCTCTCGTCCTCACGGCAGTTCGTGTCAGAATTCATCTGTACGGCCGTGCTTCAGGCCAGCACCTTTGCTCTGACTGATCCGTATACCTGTCTGTCCTCGGATATCTTTCCATTACTACTGTTTGTGCAGATTTACGTGATCAACGCTTCGATGTCTTACCAGACAGGTGCAGCCATGAACATGGCTCGCGATTTAGGTCCTCGGCTTGCCTTGTATGCCATTGGTTTTGATAGAACTATGCTATGGGTAGCACACAGGCATTTTTTCTGGGTTCCCATGGTAGCTCCATTCCTTGGCTCAATGACTGGAGCCCTGATATATGACGTTTGCATTTACCAAGGGCATGAATCGCCGGTGAACTGGCCCCTATCTGTATACAAAGACATGATACTCAGGGCCTGGTTCAGGAGGCCTGGCTGGAAAAAGAGAAATAGAGGCAGGGCCACATCGGACTTGAGCGATTTCTCTTatgaagatgacgacgacgacaacCAAGAGCAGCATAGCGCCAACCCATTGACCACTCCGAGGACGAGAACGCTTTCATCAGCTTCGGACATTGAAGAACCACGGCAAAAAGCCGTGCAGTTCAAATCCGTTCAAGGCAGAGGTAAGAGATACTACGGCGGCGTTCCAACCATTCTGGAGGATGAGGATTCCATTGCCACCGCATCCTTAGGAGACGCGACTTCGGACTCGGTGGTACTGTCTGATGCGTCGTCGTCCCTAGATGATCATGACATTAAGACCAGTGATCAACA